The following DNA comes from Candidatus Nitrosotalea okcheonensis.
ACAGCATATTTGTACCACAAGAGTTTAGATCTATTGTAAACCATTACGCTACACAAGGTTTACAGTTAAAATAATCTTAATTAATGGATTTAAAACAGAGGAATCATTGACTAGCGAAACTGATTTTATAATTTCATGCAAGGACAGAGTCTTATCAGGACATACCATTTCCCAAGGTGAAGCTGAAAGACTTATCAACGTGTCAGATGATTCGTTGCACACTTTATCTGATGCTGCCAATGAAATTACCAGAAAACTGTGTGGAAACATGGTTGATGTAGAAGCCTTGATAAATGCAAAAAAAGGCAAGTGTCAAGAAGATTGTTCATTTTGTTCCCAGTCTGCATTTTTCAAGACAGGTATTGACACATACAAGCTGCTGCCACCAGAAACAATAGTACAAAATGCCATGCTTGCAAAAGAGGACGGAGTGAAAAGTTTTTGTCTAGTATGCGCATGGCGTGGTCCTACAGAGAAAGACTTTGAACAGATTTCGTCAATCATAGAGAAAATAAACCGTGAGGTTGGAATAGAGGTCAACTGCTCACTTGGTTTTATCAATGAAGAGATGGCTATAAAATTAAAAAAACTAGGGGT
Coding sequences within:
- the bioB gene encoding biotin synthase BioB, which translates into the protein MTSETDFIISCKDRVLSGHTISQGEAERLINVSDDSLHTLSDAANEITRKLCGNMVDVEALINAKKGKCQEDCSFCSQSAFFKTGIDTYKLLPPETIVQNAMLAKEDGVKSFCLVCAWRGPTEKDFEQISSIIEKINREVGIEVNCSLGFINEEMAIKLKKLGVKRYNHNLETPRSFFEKICTTHTYDDRMKTNLTVKKVGLELCCGGIIGMGETRMQRLELGLDLAGLEPEECPINMLVPQKGTPLELQTRLSISEILRTIAVFRFLMPKTILKIAGGREVYLINDQERVLLGGANGIITGGYLTIGGNKPTDDFQMISKIGLEA